GATCTTATTTCATATTAACCtgtttgatagtttttttttagaaccaAAAATGCGTCGTAGGAATTTCTTTTCTAGAACTTTCTCATGCGTATAAAATTACTGGTCTAACTAAAACCTTGTATAAtcgcattttttattttttgataatacctTGGATCTGAAGGTTTTTTGTATCGCGATATAACACCCGTTTCCAACTTTTACTCTCAGGTTTATTTCCTCGTGGTAATTATTGCGACTATTTATATCAACTCCCAGATATTAAAAGCTTTCTACTTTTTcgaaacaataattttcaatgtCAAAAATTCTGTTTTGGTGTAGTTGATTACCTCTCATAACTACCATATATTTAGTTTTTCCTTCATTTATCTTCAGCCCCATACTCAGCGCTCTAGTTATCAGCTCCTTCGTAGTGTTTTTTATGTCCTCTTCATTTTACCTAAGTATCACTATAATACTACATCATCAGCGTAGGCTAGTAATGAATGCATTTTTCCATTGAAACTGACATCATTCTCTGTTTCTTGAACCCTCCTAACCACTTCCTCTAGGGCAATGTTAAATAACGTCGGTGACATGGCATCTCCTTGTTTTAAACCTACTGTTGTCTCAAATTCTTCTGAAAAATTGTTTCCAAATGATTTTACATCTTGATCCCCTTAATACATGCTTTCACCATTTTGACTAATTTCGATGGTATACTGAACTTTTCAATGCTTTTCCACAGTGGTTTTATCTTGATAGAATTGTACGCCtgtttaaaatctataaacataCTGTGTTATAGTATTCGTAATCTTTTTCTATTAATTGTCTTAGTGTAAACACGTGGTCAACTGTAGATTTTTCTGGTTTAAAGCCGCATTGGTATTCACCTACTATTTGTTTCACATATGGTTTCAGTCTATTTAAGATAACATttgatagtataattatattttataaactgcaTTGAGTATCGATATACCCCTGTAATTATGACAATGTTCTTGGacacctttttttatatatagggCGTATTACTGCTACCTTCCGTTCTTCTGGTATCTGTTCTTGTTGCCATATTAGGGgacaacacaataaaaaatcGTGCCACTTTATAATACCATACGCTTTTAAGTAACATGGACGATGTGATATAATGTCGTTTCACAAGCATATGTGGTGTGGAAACTTACGCGACGCTGCAGTcatcttatacaatatacatcgaGTACATTGAAGTAATATCTACCCCAACAAAAACATAACAGTGAAAAAAGCCAAGTTCCAAACTCCCTCCCAAAAAAGTCGGCCTATCAAAGTAGTGAAATCTACATTGTGGCCAAGTCtgctattttttaattcataacctCAATATACTCCTACATTAAAGAGCAACACTtctcttttatttgtattgtttaacacTTGGTCAGTTTCTGAATGAGGAATAAACTAGACTTGGCCGCAATGTAGATATCACTACTTACTATGATTCGCTGTCTTTTTTGAGAAGAAATCTAAACCTTTTACTTTTTTCTGAATCTTCTTCTCCCCATCACCCTCGTAAGTCATAAGTGAGCGCATTCGATAGTGATGTTTTATTCTTTATTCAGAAACTGACCAAGTggttaacaatacaaataaaagagaAGTGTTGCTCTTTAATGTAGAAGTGAATTGaggttatgaattaaaaaatagcaGACTTGGCCACAATGTAGATTTCACTACTTTGATAGGCCGACTTTTTTGGGAGGGAGTTTGGAACTTGGCCTTTTTTCACTGTTATGTTTTTGTTAGggatatcatttatttttgcgGGCTTCAGCGTCGTGGACGacgtgttgttattatttatttatttttttattttttttaaatttatttttttatacgtcGTAGATTTTCTCTTGTAAGACCGTTTGGGTTTCTGTTGAGGAGCTGAGAAATTGGACTCTTGAGCGTTGTCAATACCAGGCAAAGATACCCAAGTATGGTCTTTTATTTTTCGTCGTCGAGACTTTTTAGATGGAATGTCTGTTAAGTCTGGCCTATACAAAGTTCTTAGACGGTTATATTCATCAATGGCACTATTCTTGGCTTTCACCTGACAgggatcaaaattaattaagtgaACTCCCTGGAGGCTCGTCACCCTGGAGAGAGCCACGTACGCTTGAAAGTAAACGTTTATGCGTGCTAAGCGCGCCActtcatacgtttagaaatacACACTCTGGAGAGgcattcattttgaaaaaattcaatttttagatttttccctTTAGTTACACTGTAAAATCTACCTTTGTGCCAAATTTCACGTTTCTACCTATACGGGAAGTGTCTTATAATTTTGATGAtcagtgagtgagtgagtgagtcaGTGAGTCAgtaacaatattgaaaattttgaaatccTGCCATTTTGAAATAGCACAATATTAAGGGCTCATTTTCTTACAGCGTCCTAAGCTACTAGAGGTTAATctgtgttttaaatttcaaaagtttATCTTAAGAGGAAACAGAGATATATGGGTTAGAAAAAAGGGCGAATTGGTTCGTGTAAAGATACACTGGCATTGCTGTAACTTGGCCTGGCGCACTGCCGTGCGCTCAGATACAATGGagtcttttattttttgaggGTGCACAAGTCCCCTCAGCATATAttcctagttgcgccaatgtaCCTACAACTTGACgctgtaattatatttttattctttatgaAAACGCTTTacttattttaggtatatttttcttaaacattaataaattgcGCAAGAtcttaattgtaaattgtaatggttctattataggtatataattccATGCAAGAAATAGTTGTAAATGattaggtttattttattattagttaagataataggtactttaaaattaaaaaaactgaaaactttAATAGTTCAatgagttaataataatattcataaatttcatattattaaaatgtttgtaatttagaGCGTATACTATctttttatagttatagttatagctATCGTAAATTagaaaacatataattatattatataggtaactaattatgatttatgatcatcataatatataggtaatacaaattatcGCAACTTAGACCACATACGTACAGCGTACTTATCTAATATACGattttaagttgtatattatgcgtattagTGGTAGGCATTAAAGGATTTAGAATAAATGTGCAGCAAAGAAACAACTTATGTAAAtacgtgttatattattatacttttattaatagcatatttttaataatacttattgcctataatttctaaataggtatttaatattagttgtcttgtaactacctattattcaattattcagTTATACCTATCATGTATTGATttgttcatacaatttaaatctttatactttatataagatatacctaattattttttttacatataacatgattttatattgacaaactattttatttcacGCTCACGCTTATTCTATTCAGTATTCATATTATCAAAACGACAAAATGGTCAATTTCGGCTCGataaaatcacaatataaacaaacaaatatccAATAAGTTAGCCAGTTGACACAATGACACCGAACCAcattatacacaatactattGAAGTTAAAGCATAGATTAATAATATGGGGTTTAAGTGtacttatattatcatattcatatcctatattatgtataaaggtAGGCATAGTACAACCATGTACAATGGTACCAATTGAAGGAAGAATGTAATAGGTAcccaaaaataaatagaaataatagtCCAATGGTCAGTGGGTTGAGGGTTTCAAATTACACTTTTAAAACTACATTTGTGTGTTGCTATATTGACGATtacgaattaattaaaaacacgtTCTTAAGATTTTACGCTCTTACGTTAACCGCATGtgctgtctccgtcttacaaatgtaaaatattgcgAAAACTATTTTGCGAGGGTAAGAACCACACACAGGTTGTAGTCCAAGATAACTGATGAGCAACCAAATTTTCACACTATAAAAAAGAGAACTTTCTGTgcaacatttgtttttatttttttgatatcaaaactaaaaaaataattatttttgagtttttcaaacttgaataacGTTTTTTCGCGTTCTGatgtcgaaaaaataaaaacgacgtTGTACAGGAAATGTTCTTCTCTTAATAGAGTGAAAATTTAGTTGCTTATCTTGGACTCAGTCTGCTCTTAACAGgtttacatttgtaagacggaggaCCGTGAGACAACACATGTAgtgttttttaacaaattaaatacctaccttaaTAGGCTACACACAATAGGCTTTTGATGATTTTTGACTGATGGAAAACTTGCACATTAAATGCAATGAATCTATAAAGTCTCATTAAGTCTAAAATATCTTTACCAAACCGAGGAGTGACTTAACcgcattatttatttgtgttttaaataatagatcTACAACTAGGTATTTAAACTATTGAGTCAAtggattatatatatttttatacataagtacataaccaTTTTAActaatatctaaatattgtaTTCAGACGTAGTTTTCaacggcaataataataaataaaaaaaattgaaatattttcatcTGTTCAGAAAATCAGAAACTACAGCTCTTCAGATGGATATTACTATTTTCAAATTAGGTAGTTCATGTTTTTAATATCAAGCAATCTAGGCTgaaagtatataggtatcagttaattataaattttttaattataatttaggtaatcgatgaatataatatgcacgagcttaattaaatttaattttaagaattttttgatttattctaaaataaccaaactattttaagtacctattgatATCTATAGTTATGTGgaatttcaatatttacataaataaactaAGAAATGTACtaagaataatgaaaatgtaagtaggtaatataatgtcatcgtcactattaattatatttattatattattataacatttaaattaaaattaataaataatggtagcagttaattaacataatttaacttGTAAGAAGTAAATACTATCCTATTACCTAATCCACCCATGgtgtaaatatttacatagaaatatagaatgtttaaaaattaaaatgcttaGTTTGGcacacaatacattatattagaaGGAATAAATTATcaagaaatatttcaattagtaCTTCTAAAGGTTTACCGTTGTAAGTCCAATAGGTGGAATAATAGTAGATTTTCTAGTGGGTCTTCTAGGTTGTGGGGACTGTACTGTACCAGTATGTCTACTTCCTGTTGAATGTCGTCGTATAGGTATTATCCCGGCAAATCTCCTTCTTGATGGAGGTGCGTCTCCATCCGTAGAGGGAACTTGGAGAAAGTTAGAAGTTGTACtcgttatagtattattattcatttttattaatatacataaaaaaaaaaatacaagtaaataattaaaacaaaactgttttattaatgtttaacaaaaaaatgacACCTATAATACTAAACAATTAGGCTTATCTAACATAGTAAAATAAGCTATCTAATCTTAATGTTTCAATTGGTTAATAGCGTTTTATCTTTGtgtatataaaaacttaaaagtacaaatattgatgatttcattttttattttattttgacaataaggtaaataaaaaataacaaaataaaatatattaagtgatGAACAATTTttcatgacaaaaaaaaatactaacaaaaaataaattaataggtatactaaatcattcaataatataaatcaatattatttatgaactaCTGCCATCGTTTATAAACAGATGTCCAATAAGTAAGGGTTCTTCAGTTTCAATAGCAACTTCTACTATTGTCCCAACCATTTCACACTTTAATTTATGCAATAACCATCCATTTTCTAATgtcaagttatatattttagagtCAGGAATAATACAGCTGTAGTCATCgcaattattgaaaaacatattattatccccCTGAACGCCAAACTCCATTTTATATGGCATTCCATATGGATCTAATGCacccaaaaatattttgtgggaGTCATAGGGCTTTAATGCTTTAAcagttatttcaaaatataatgttgattTAACTTCAAAATGACAAACAAATATCCTATGGTAAGAAGTGTTTTCATTGTTACCATTTAGTCTTAAGCAACCGCCGCCTATAACTGCTTCACCATCAACATAAGAATTACAAGGAAAGTTACCATCTTGTAAACATAATGGAACAGATGGttgataatttagttttgataAATCATACCAGGCATCCAAAGAAGACAAaacaaagttttcaattttctttgaTCCATAACCTCGACAAAAGTATGTAGTAAATGGTAAAGTACAAGGAATGTGAACGTACAAAAATGGGTAAAGTTTTCTCCAAAATGTATCTTCCACTGCATTGAATTTATTCTTATCACTTAATGTCTCATAGGTCCAACCAGGAGCAAAAATTGCAACAGATAAgtcatattttctaattatttctaATGATTTGTAAGAATCAAGGCCTCCAATGCAATTCCTACCAAATACATCTACTCCAACATACACATCAATAACTCTATTTCCAGCATTAGCAACAGATTTTGCAAGATCTTCTTCTTTCCAATTATAGTTAAGAAATATACCATCACAAGCTTGAAATGCTAATTTGTTATGATTATTTAGTTGATTTTGCCAAATAAGTTTTCCGGTTTCCATACTTACAGAATCATACCAAATAACTTCAGAATGTGTTATTGCAGTCTTCAATTTAGTTCTTAATAAGCTTACTGTTTCTATCATATTCTCAATGTTTTCCGATTCTAATTCATTTTCAACATTAAAAAGGTAACCgtcaaatttgtaatatttacatatttccaCTAACTTATCTACTAAGATGTCTCGTTTTTCTAAATTACTAAATACTTGTAACCATAAAGTGTTTCCGTCAGTCCATTCTGTAATTAATGTTCCAAGAACTTTAACACCGTGTTTATGGGCTGCATTTATCCAACCAATTGGtggtatagttataaaattatggctaaaataaacaaatgtatcTATTACAGACCAATTATAAAAGGTATACTCATTACTAGATTTAGTTCCATTTACAAATCTATCATTTAAATAACCCCCTTGCATGTCATGACATATGAGTGTTTTTGGAAGGCCTTGATTATGCAACCTTTTTGATGTTAAGAAACGTTCATGACATTTATAATCTCTGccattaatagaataattagcACGATCCTTCAAATGTATAACGGGAAGAGATTCAGACAATGGCTTCCATGATAATGCTTCTTCTAGAGATTTTATTGGCAATACTTCAGTAATTTCCATTTctgtaatatcaatataaggaatataaaaatctttaaatgtttTCCAATAACCAATAACTTACCATTCAAAATGAATTAACaa
The Metopolophium dirhodum isolate CAU chromosome 7, ASM1992520v1, whole genome shotgun sequence DNA segment above includes these coding regions:
- the LOC132948017 gene encoding cytosolic endo-beta-N-acetylglucosaminidase; this translates as MEITEVLPIKSLEEALSWKPLSESLPVIHLKDRANYSINGRDYKCHERFLTSKRLHNQGLPKTLICHDMQGGYLNDRFVNGTKSSNEYTFYNWSVIDTFVYFSHNFITIPPIGWINAAHKHGVKVLGTLITEWTDGNTLWLQVFSNLEKRDILVDKLVEICKYYKFDGYLFNVENELESENIENMIETVSLLRTKLKTAITHSEVIWYDSVSMETGKLIWQNQLNNHNKLAFQACDGIFLNYNWKEEDLAKSVANAGNRVIDVYVGVDVFGRNCIGGLDSYKSLEIIRKYDLSVAIFAPGWTYETLSDKNKFNAVEDTFWRKLYPFLYVHIPCTLPFTTYFCRGYGSKKIENFVLSSLDAWYDLSKLNYQPSVPLCLQDGNFPCNSYVDGEAVIGGGCLRLNGNNENTSYHRIFVCHFEVKSTLYFEITVKALKPYDSHKIFLGALDPYGMPYKMEFGVQGDNNMFFNNCDDYSCIIPDSKIYNLTLENGWLLHKLKCEMVGTIVEVAIETEEPLLIGHLFINDGSSS